A stretch of the Streptomyces venezuelae genome encodes the following:
- a CDS encoding sigma-70 family RNA polymerase sigma factor, with product MDADHAELVVAAQAGDDRAREQLVAAYLPLLYNIVGRALSGHADVDDVVQETLLRVVRDLPALRAPESFRSWLVSITLRQINTHWHRRRTLDDRITVIDEALEVPNVGGALEDAAIVRLRMSDERRHAVEAGRWLDPDHRVLLSLWWQECAGLLSRQDIADAMGLSVAHTGVRLQRMREQLELSRTIVTALEADPRCPGLNEAVVGWDGLRTSVWRKRIARHTRDCPICTATTTERVPAELLILSLTPLAVPAALVAALTAKGLLSGTAASAAGLATAHVAAGAATGGGGLHGSLLGKLHAVTAHPVASLATGAILVAGTVTYAAWPEPAPRVPGVIAAPTVAASASGTPTVGTPTPIPSPTTPPATPSPVGPTAVTGTVPLGAQSLESVDRPGLFVTYDGDFAALGQVSASSGARARQRVTFTVVRGLADTRCVTFRAADGRYLRHHYLRLRLSTDDGSELFREDATFCPRPGAVAGSVTLHAHNYPGSVLRHRDGGIWLDGSDGTKAFAGQASFTVRGPADR from the coding sequence ATGGACGCGGATCACGCGGAGCTGGTTGTCGCGGCGCAGGCCGGCGACGATCGCGCGCGCGAGCAGCTGGTCGCCGCGTACCTGCCGTTGCTCTACAACATCGTCGGGCGAGCGCTGAGCGGACATGCCGACGTCGACGACGTCGTTCAGGAGACCCTGCTGCGCGTGGTGCGCGACCTGCCTGCCCTGCGCGCCCCGGAAAGCTTCCGGTCCTGGCTGGTGTCCATCACACTCCGCCAGATCAATACCCACTGGCACCGGCGACGCACGCTTGACGACCGGATCACGGTCATCGACGAGGCGCTCGAGGTACCGAACGTCGGCGGCGCGCTCGAGGATGCGGCGATCGTGCGGCTGCGCATGTCGGACGAACGCCGTCACGCGGTCGAAGCCGGCCGGTGGCTCGACCCGGATCACCGGGTGCTGCTGTCGCTGTGGTGGCAGGAATGCGCCGGCTTGCTGAGCCGTCAGGACATCGCCGACGCGATGGGGCTCAGTGTCGCCCACACCGGAGTACGCCTGCAGCGCATGCGCGAGCAACTGGAACTGAGCCGGACGATCGTCACCGCGCTGGAGGCGGACCCGCGCTGTCCGGGGCTGAACGAGGCCGTCGTCGGCTGGGACGGTCTGCGTACGTCCGTGTGGCGCAAGCGGATCGCGCGGCACACCCGCGACTGCCCGATCTGCACGGCGACGACGACAGAACGGGTTCCGGCCGAACTGCTGATCCTCAGCCTCACGCCGCTGGCCGTCCCGGCCGCACTCGTCGCCGCGCTGACCGCCAAGGGCCTGTTGTCGGGTACGGCCGCGAGCGCCGCCGGGCTGGCCACGGCACACGTCGCCGCCGGCGCGGCGACGGGGGGAGGCGGTCTGCACGGCTCGCTGCTCGGCAAACTCCACGCGGTGACCGCCCATCCGGTGGCGAGCCTCGCCACCGGCGCGATACTCGTCGCCGGGACCGTCACCTACGCGGCCTGGCCCGAACCGGCGCCGCGGGTGCCCGGCGTTATCGCCGCTCCCACGGTCGCCGCTTCCGCGAGCGGTACTCCCACGGTCGGTACCCCCACGCCGATCCCGTCGCCCACCACCCCGCCGGCCACACCGTCCCCGGTGGGTCCGACCGCCGTCACCGGCACTGTTCCGCTGGGCGCGCAGTCGCTGGAGTCCGTGGACCGGCCCGGCCTGTTCGTCACGTACGACGGCGACTTCGCGGCGCTCGGCCAGGTTTCCGCGTCAAGCGGCGCGCGGGCACGGCAACGGGTCACCTTCACGGTCGTCAGGGGACTGGCCGACACACGGTGTGTCACCTTCCGTGCCGCGGACGGCCGGTATCTTCGCCACCATTACCTGCGGCTCCGGCTGAGCACCGACGACGGCAGCGAACTGTTCCGGGAAGACGCCACCTTCTGCCCGCGCCCCGGGGCGGTCGCCGGGTCGGTGACCCTGCACGCGCACAACTATCCCGGTTCTGTCCTACGCCACCGCGACGGCGGCATCTGGCTCGACGGCTCCGACGGCACCAAGGCCTTCGCCGGCCAGGCCTCCTTCACCGTGCGCGGGCCCGCGGATCGATGA